The genome window GGATAACTGTGTCCCGGGGTTTTATTTTGCCTAAAGACCGCCTTAATCTTAATTTTTTCTAAGGAGTGTCTTACAATGCACAAACTTACTTTCCACTTACGCGACATTATTTTGCTAGCCCTAATTGCAATTATCTTTGGGGTGATTTACTATGCTGCCGCCTTTGTCTATAACGGTTTGACTGTTCTCTTAACACCGGTAGGCTACGGACCAATCGCCAATGACCTTACAATGGGAATTTGGTGCATGGCCGGGCCGCTCGCCGGTTTCTTACTCCGTATCCCTGGTTCTTCCTTCCTCGGTGAATTTCTCGGGGCTGCTGTGGAAATGTTCCTCGGTGACCAATGGGGGGCCTCTAACTTGATTTCCGGAGCAGTTCAGGGGATTGGGACGGAATTAGGGTTCACGTTAACCCTCTATAAGATTTACAACTGGCTCACCGTTATCTTAACGAGCGTCACGACCACCATCGTCACCTTTGCCTGGGACTGGTTCCGGAACGGTTATAGCCACTTTGCTCCTAGTATGCTGATCATCATGCTGGTCGCACGCTTTCTCTCCATG of Limosilactobacillus oris contains these proteins:
- a CDS encoding ECF transporter S component — protein: MHKLTFHLRDIILLALIAIIFGVIYYAAAFVYNGLTVLLTPVGYGPIANDLTMGIWCMAGPLAGFLLRIPGSSFLGEFLGAAVEMFLGDQWGASNLISGAVQGIGTELGFTLTLYKIYNWLTVILTSVTTTIVTFAWDWFRNGYSHFAPSMLIIMLVARFLSMLFFSGILVKLIVNLLTRAHVIRS